From Streptomyces asiaticus, one genomic window encodes:
- a CDS encoding MarR family winged helix-turn-helix transcriptional regulator, which produces MPTQSDMTTQLDTGVLDALQHQVAVFARRAEQTRLGGVGQARNSMDRAAYLLLNRLDQEGPMGVKALAGSMGIDSSTVTRQVAPLVDSGMVKRTSHPEDGRAVVLQLSPRGKARLEEVRSSRRDLMSRVTGDWTAEERDLFCDLLTRFNVALSAAHTTVPQATPAT; this is translated from the coding sequence ATGCCCACCCAATCGGACATGACGACTCAACTCGACACCGGCGTACTGGACGCACTCCAGCATCAGGTCGCCGTCTTCGCCCGCCGTGCGGAACAGACCCGGCTCGGCGGCGTCGGCCAGGCCCGCAATTCCATGGACCGAGCCGCGTATCTGCTGCTCAACCGGCTCGACCAGGAAGGCCCGATGGGGGTCAAGGCGCTCGCGGGGAGCATGGGCATCGACTCCTCCACCGTGACCCGCCAGGTCGCCCCGCTGGTCGACTCCGGCATGGTCAAGCGCACCTCGCACCCCGAGGACGGCCGGGCGGTCGTGCTGCAGCTCTCCCCACGCGGCAAGGCCCGCCTGGAGGAAGTGCGTTCGTCACGGCGCGATCTGATGTCCCGCGTGACCGGGGACTGGACGGCGGAGGAGCGCGACCTCTTCTGCGACCTCCTGACCCGCTTCAACGTCGCCCTCTCCGCCGCGCACACCACGGTGCCCCAGGCGACGCCCGCCACCTGA
- a CDS encoding sigma factor-like helix-turn-helix DNA-binding protein, which translates to MVRERRAARDDRRAREFEAFVAGAGGRLLHAATLLTGEPTGDTEAAERLLTAALARTYARWDRLRGEDPYDHTRRTLAALFAHRGHRYRRPRGGTLARLTPQERLVLVLRLYEGVAEEQTAAALGLPVERVRAICTRAVTAMRSAAARRGTTGARPSAGTPRSAGTPSSGGTSPSGGTSSAAETSSSSGTPPSGGSRSATEATGAEAEAGAGAGAGP; encoded by the coding sequence GTGGTGCGAGAGCGGCGGGCAGCACGGGATGACCGCCGGGCCCGGGAGTTCGAGGCATTCGTCGCGGGCGCGGGTGGCCGACTGCTGCATGCGGCCACGCTGCTCACGGGGGAGCCGACGGGGGACACCGAAGCCGCCGAGCGCCTGCTGACCGCCGCGCTCGCGCGCACGTACGCCCGCTGGGACCGGCTGCGCGGCGAGGATCCGTACGACCACACCCGCCGGACGCTGGCCGCCCTCTTCGCCCACCGGGGCCACCGCTACCGCCGCCCGCGCGGCGGCACCCTGGCCCGGCTCACCCCGCAGGAACGGCTGGTGCTGGTGCTGCGGCTGTACGAGGGGGTCGCGGAGGAGCAGACGGCGGCGGCGCTCGGGCTCCCGGTCGAGCGGGTCCGGGCGATCTGCACCCGCGCGGTCACGGCGATGCGCAGCGCGGCGGCCCGGCGCGGCACGACTGGAGCGCGCCCGTCCGCCGGAACGCCACGCTCCGCCGGAACGCCGTCCTCCGGCGGAACGTCGCCCTCCGGCGGAACGTCATCCGCCGCCGAAACGTCGTCCTCCAGTGGAACGCCCCCGTCCGGCGGCAGCCGTTCCGCCACCGAGGCGACGGGGGCGGAAGCCGAGGCAGGGGCCGGAGCCGGAGCGGGCCCATGA